Part of the Phycisphaerae bacterium RAS1 genome, ACGGGCGAGACGCCCGTCCCACCCCAATGCCGGTGGTCCCCGGTCAGTCCGATTCCGGCAGGTCGTGCACGCGAAGCGCAATCTCGCTGGCGCGGGAAACGGAGAGCTCGAACAGGCCGTTGCCGTTGTGGCAGCGCAGGCAGACGTAGTCCACCGTCAGCACGGCCCGGTCTGAATCGTCCAGCTTGTACCGCGTGCCGTCCGGCGTCAGCGCGGCGCGAAAGTCGATGTCGTCGGTGGTGATGCGGAAGATGTGCGAACGCGTGTCGCCGACGCGCGCCTCGCCGATCACCGCCGGGTCGCCTTGCGCCACGGCTTTCACGGCAAACGGCATGTGGCAGCTTTCGCACGTGAGCGTTTCGGCGTGCCCCGGTCGGCGGAGCAGCTTGCCGCGGTGGCCGGCCATGGTCTGGTCTGCGTGGCATACGCGACACTGATTGCGAATCGCCGCGTCGCGGTCGACGCTGAGCGAGCGATGCGGCTCGTGGCAGAACAGGCATGAGAATTCGCTGTGGCCGCCGCTGGCGCGCAGCTCGGAGGATTGCTGGCCGCATGCGATGAAGCCGTCGGCGGTGGTCAGGATGTCCTGGCCGGCGGCGTCGCGGGCGTGGCACTGGCCGCAATCTTCCGCTGTCGCGGGGACGAAGAGCGCCCGCGCGGTCGGATTGGGCACGTGGTTCGAGCCGGGGCCGTGACAGGCTTCGCACTGAACGCCGGGCTGCTGAAACGTGCCGCGCATGCCGGGGCGGCCGTCCTGGAAGACGGGCCGGTCGGCGGTGGAGTCGTGGGCGCCGGTGGCGTGACAGCGGAAACAGTCGTAGTCGAAGGGCTGCTGGTCGGTGCGCTCGGCGTCGTATGCCGCGAAGCCGCGCGCGATGCCTGCTGCCGGCAGGCCGAGGTTCCACTGCGTTTGTACCGGTGTGACGCCGTCGTTGCGGAGGAAGCCCGCCTGGTCGACGAAGAGCGCCGCTTTCACGTATCCGCCGATGACGTAGGCGATGTCGGTCCAAGCGGAGCCGGCGGGCGGATTTGGGACTCCGGCGCGGGCGTTCTCGCTCGGGAAGCCCGGCGCGACGCCGTCGGGTCGCTTGAGGGCGTGAGCGTGCGCGTGAAGTCGGGCCTCATCTGCGATGCCAGGGTGGCACGCGGAGCACGCGGCCGAACCGACGTAGGTCGCGCCGGCGTTCGTTTTATCATCCTGGTTGTTGAAGATCGGCGGGCCGCTCTCGGGCGGGCAGCCGGCAGGAAGCCACACTACCAGCATGAGAGTCGGCGCGAGCAGCCTGAGCTGCCGGCTGGAAGCCGTCGAAAACAGCGCCGACGCGAAGCCGGCGCGATCGGGGAGAACATTCCGCATCAGCGGTTTATTTGTCATGGCACGTCAGGCAGAGATCAACCTGTTTCAGTCGCAGCCGAAAATCACGCTGGCCTGGGGGCGGGGCGGCGGCCGCGCCCAGCGCGCTGGTCGGAACGAAAGTGTCGCGCGCGTGCGGATTATGACACGAATAGCAGGCCACGCGGCCATCCGCGAGCGGCAACTCCGCCGCGGCGCCGGTCTGCGCGGCGCGGCGCGCATGCATATGCGTCATCATCGCGCCGCTGAGCGGCTGATTCAAATGCCCGTTTGGGGCCGGATCGACGTGCATGGTGTGGCATCCGAGGCAAACGCGCGATCCCTCGCCGCGCAGGTTGGCGACACCGCTGCGGCGCCCACCCGCGGGTGTGGGCGGCGTGGGCGCGTGACACAGCGTGCACATATCAAGCCCGGGGTGGTTCGACTCGCCTTCGGGCAGATGCGGATTCAGCCGCCAGGACTCGGAGGTGTGGCAGGCGCGACACATCGCGAGCGGCTGATCCACGTCAAACCCGCGGACGAACGCGACATTTTCCGTCGGGCGCTGCGGCGAGGGGCGGCAGTGCGCCTCGAACGAGTGACACGTGACGCAACCGATGCGTCCGCCGGAAAGCGGCCATCCTTCCGGGGCCGCCGTTCGCGAGCCGGCGGCGGGCCAGCCGATCGGGTGCGATTCGGCCCGCGCTTTCATGCCGTCGTGGCAGGAGATGCAGAGTGTGTCCACTTCCGCCAGATCGAGGCGCGGATCGCGATCGACACCGGCGGTGTGGCAGGTCGTGCAGCTATCCGCGCGCCAGTGCGGGTTTGAGACGGTCGGTTCCGGCCCGCGCCGCAGCGGCGCCGGCGAAGCGGAAACCGCCGGCGCCGGCTGGCCCCCGCGCCACGCGAACACGCGCACGCCCGGCCGCACCATCTGCTCGGCGACGAGCACGTAATAAGCGGGGGAAAAGCCGGCCGGCAGGGTGCGCTCGGTCAGGAGCGGGCGCATGCAGATGGCGATCCCGGCCGGCAGCACGAGCGAGTCGTTACCCTGGCCCGGACCGCCGAACGAAAGCAGGGCCCGCCCGCGGGCATCGAAGGCGTGCACGCGCTGCGACGCGGCGTCGGTGACAAAGATGACACCGTCCGGGCCGACGGCCACGTCGCGCGGCCGGCCGAAATAGCCGCTGCGGTCGCCGGGCGCGCCGATGTCGCGAATCCACGCGCCGTCGGGCGAAAACACCTGCACACGGCAGCCGAGCATATCGACGACATAGACGTTGCCGTCGCCGCCGACGGTGATGCCCAGGGGTGCGCCGAACTCGCCGCGCCCGCGGCCGCGGCGGCCGATCGAGCGCGTGTGCTGTTGCGCGTCGAACACCTCGATGCGATGCGCGGCGGGGTTTGTGACCCAGATTTCCTCTCCGACGGCTGCGATGCCGGCCGGGCGAAACGGCAGTCCGTCGGAGAGCTTGCCCAGTTGCCCGCGCAGCCGCCCGTCCGTGGCGAATCGCAGCACGGCGCCGAGCTGCGCGTCGGCGACCAGCCAGTCTCCATCGCGCGCGACGCAAATCGCGCTCGGCAGGCGCGTCGGCTCGGAGAGCGCGACGCCGGCCAGCGCCGCCGAGCCGATGTCGCAGCGCAGGACGCCGCTGTGACCCGCGTCGCACACGAGCACGGCGTCCGCCGCGGGCGCGATCGCCATCGGCTTGATGAGCGCGATGGGCGGCTCCGGCTCGACGCCGAACAGGAATTTTGAAAGCTCGACCTCCGCGGCGCCGGGCGGGGGCGAGGTGCGCAGGTTGCCGAGCGAAGCAACGTAGGTGGCGGTGTTTTCGGCGGCGGCGTCGAGGGCGATGTCTTCGCGCGCTGCGCAACTGCCTGCAAACGCGGCAAGGAAGGTTGCCAGGAGCAGGATCGCGGCCGCCGCGGGCGCTTGCTTGCGCTTCGCGTTCTGAGTTGCTGGGCGGCGATCGGGTTTCACGGGCGCTGCTGCTTCCGGGTTTTCATATCACAGGCGGTGGCACGCGAGGCACAACCGGCTGCGCTCGTTTGACTTCACGAGCATTTTCTCGTGTCGCCGGGTGTTGTGCGGGTCATGGCAGGAAACGCACTGCACGCGCCCGCCGGGAAGCTCGATCAGGCCGTCCGCGGTGACGGCGGAGGCCGGCTGATACTGGCGGGCGATGTTGGGGTAGAGCACGCCGATGGGATGCGAGATCGAGCGCCGGCCGGCGGTGCGTGCGCCGGCGGCGGTTTCCTGCCAGGTGGCGGCGTGCGGTCCGGCGTAGACGTCCGGGGCGACCACGCCGTCGTGGCAGGAAAGGCACAGGAGCGACGACGAGTCGAGTGCGCCGTAGATCGTCTGGTAGGGCCGCAGCGGCTGCGTCGTGGGCGCGGCACGTTCCAGCAACGGCACCTGCGCGGCGCTGATGTGCGGCATGTGGCAGGGCAGGCACATATCGCGGGCGATTTTTCCTCCCTGCGTGAAATCGTGCTTGGTGCCGACGATGCCGAACGAAAAGGCGGCGACGGATTCGTCGCTGAGCGCTTCTGAGGGATGAGAGGCCGGCGGAGTCGGCGCGGCGGCAGGGGGCGGCGCGGAATTAGACGTCGGCTCGCTTGCCGCGGCTGCAGACGAGCGCCGGCCGCCCAGAAGTATCGCCGTCGCGACGGTCAGCAGGGCCAGAAGGATGAGCGGTCGATTTCCCACGGAGAATTTCCGAATGCGCGACGGCGATCAAACGCCGGCCGTCCGCCCCGCGAATATAGCGCCGCGTCAGCGGTGAGGCAATGCGCGGCGGCGCTGGCGGCGGCGCCTTTTCGAAATCGCGACAGCCGTCGCGTTACGCTTTCGAAGCTCCTAAGCGCGCTTCCAACTGCTCCCACGCCAGGAATCCGCCCTTCAGATTCAGCACTTCCAACCCCGCCCGCCGCAGCAACGCGCAGGACCGCGCCGAACGCACGCCGGAGCGGCAGTGCACCAAGAGCGGCCTGCCCTCCGGCAGCTCTTTCAGGCGCGCGGCGAGGCGCGTGTGCGCGATGTTGGTCGCACCGGGGATGCGGCCCTCGGCGAATTCGGTCGCACGGCGGACATCGAGCACGCTGACGCGCTGCTGCTCGACCAGCTCGCGCGCCGCGGCGGCGTCGATTTCGCGCAGGGTTTCGAGCGTTACGTCCGCGGAGGAGAGCGCGGTCATTTCGTCCGCCGGGTACCAGCCGCGGATGTGGTCGAGCCCGATGCGCACCAGGTCGCGGACCGCTTCCTCGACCCGCGCCGGCTCGATGATGAGGTAGATGTCCTCGTCCTCGCGGATCATCGAACCGGCGTCGGTGTTAAATGACTTCGTGAGCGGAAAGGACAGCGCCCCGGGGATGTGCCCCGCGCGGAACGGGTCCCACGCGCGCGTGTCGACGATCGCAACGCGCCGGCCGTCGAGCCGCGACAGCTCCGCTGCGCCGAGCCGCGGCGGCTGCGGCAGTCCGCCCAGCACACGCGGACCCAGCTTGTTGACGCGCTTCATGTTCGCAAAGTACAGCGGCGGCTCCGGCTGTCCGCTCAGAATGAAATCCACGAAGGTCTGCTCAGACGAAGCCGCGCGGATGGCCGGATTAAAGCGCCGCTCATAGCCGACGGTGCTGGTCGGAACCGCGCCGAGCGCTTTGCCGCAGGCGCTGCCGGCGCCGTGCGCCGGCCAGACCTGCACGAAGTCGGCTATCCGCTCGAGCTTTTTGACCGTGCGGAACAGTTGCCGCGCCGCCGGCTCCATGGCGCCCACTGCTCCGGCCGCTGTTTCGAGCAGATCGGGCCGGCCCAGGTCGCCGACGAAAACAAAGTCGCCGGTCGCCAGCGCCACCGGCTCGCCGGCGCCGGCGCCGCGATCGGTCACCAGAAACGCAATGTGCTCAGGCGTATGCCCGGGCGTGTGCAAGACGGTGAACTCAATCTTGCCGATCGCGAATGCGTCGGCGTCGTGCAACAACTGGTGCGGATACGTCCCGCCGCCGAGCTTGTGATCGAGCCACTGCGATTTCCAGTCCGGCCCGCCTTCGTCCGAGACGTAGACCTTCGCGCCGACTTGCTCGGCGAGCTCGCGCGCCCCCGAGACGAAGTCGGCATGGATGTGCGTCTCGGCGACGGCGGTGATCCGCAGCCCGTTCTCGCGCGCCAGCCGGATATAGCGATCGACATCGCGCTGCGGGTCGATGACGATCGCCTCGCCGCTCTTCTGGCAACCGATCAGGTAGGCCGCCTGGGCCAGCTTGTCGTCGTAGATCATCCGCATGAACACGGTTGCAGCTCCTGACAACCTGGGGTGCGCGACGGCCGCGATACAGAGCCGTCAGCGGCCGACTTGCCGGACGCGGCAGATTATCGCCGGTCCGGGCACTAGGGCAACCAACCGACGTGCCGCAGAACGGAGCGGGGTCCATCCCGATAGAAGTTGCGGCTGGCGGCGTTGTTCCCAACCCGCCACGCCCAGCGGCGGGTAGACGATCGTCAGAGAACGACGCTCCACAGGCCGCGGACATCACCTCGCCGCTTGGCGCGGCGGGTTCGGACGGATCGGCGCCTGAAACCGGGTGCACGCGCCGGGGGCGGATGCCGGTATCATCGTGTGCGGCCATGAACCACACCATCGCGACCGTGCTCGGGGAGATGCCCTGGGTGCTTTACATTCCGCTGGGCGTGATGGCCGGCGGGCTCGCGCTGGTGGCGCTCTTGGTGTGGCGCGACAAGTCGGACGGGAAGGGCCGATGGTAACAGGCGATTCAGAGGGTCCGGCGGCTACAGCGCCCGCTGGCGGCCCTTTTCCTTGGCCAGCATGTACTCGTAGGAGAACTTGGCCCAGGGCTTGGCCTTGAGCCGTGCCTTGCCGATGGGCTTGCCGGTGGCGATGCAGACACCATAGGTCTTGCGCTCGATGCGCTGCAGGGCTTCGTCGATTTCCTTGAGTACGGCCCGCTCGCTTTCGATCAATCCGAGCGTGAACTCGCGCTCGTAATTGTCGGAACCCAGGTCGGCCATGTGAATGGGCATGCTCGAGAGATCGCCGGAGGCGTCCTGTCGCGTGCCGCCCTGGAGGACCTCGCGGTGCAGCGTGCTGACGTCGCCGAGCAATTCGCGGCGCTTCTCCAGCAGCATCTCGCGGAACATCTCCAGATCTCGCGCGGTCAGTCCGCTGTCAGCAGGGTTGATCGGCGGCGGCGGAACGACCACCGGGCGCGGCGTTGCAACGGGTCGGGCCGCGGTTCGCGGCCGGGCGGCTGCGCGGCTGGACGGGGCGCGGCGCGCGGAAGGCTTGGAAGCGGTTTTTCCCGCGGGCTTTCTGGCCTCGGCACGGGAGGCGGTATTTTTCTTGGGTTGCTTCTTGGGCACCGGTGAATTTCCCTGCGGCGGCTACGTCCGACGCACGTAAGTCCATATCGGGGCGAACTTTACGAATTAGTTCGCAGCCTAGTAAGTATACCTGACGGGTAGGGCCGTGTCAATGCGAGGTTCGCAGCCGCGCATCGTTCGCTACAATCTCCGCCGATGATCCGCCTGACCCGCGAGGTTCGTTTTTCCGTTGATCGCGACTGGGCCGGGCGAGTGGAGTTTTCGCGGCCGGTCACGAACTCGTGGGCCGGCTGGCCTAGCGCGGTGGGGATCGTGCCGTTCCTGAAACTCCGCGCCAGCGTCGTCGGCGAGCCCCATCCGCGCACCGGCTACCTGTGCAACATCAAACAGCTCGACGACCTGCTCCGACGGCATGCCATCCCGCTGGCCGCCGAGCGGCTCGCCTCGCGCGGCTGGCGCGTGGCGGCGGAGCGCCTGCTCTCGGAGCTGTGGGCTGCGGTGGATGCGAACACGCCCGCCGGTGCAGCGCTGGCGGCCCTGGAACTGGCCGCGACGCCGCATTTGCGATTCACAATCGAACGGGAGAACCCCGCGATGGTGCTTCTGACGCAGCAGTTCGAGTTTTCGGCGGCGCACCGGCTGCACTGCGGCGACCTGTCGGACTCGGAAAACCGTGCCGTGTTCGGCAAGTGCAACAACCCGAGCGGTCATGGGCACAACTACCTGCTCGAGGTGACTGTCGCCGGCCGGCCGGATGAGCGGACGGGAGCGGTGCTGCCCCTGCCGCAATTCGAGGAGATGGTGAAGCAGCGCGTCATCGACCGGCTGGATCACACGCACCTGAATCTCGACACCGCCGAGTTTCGCGACGTCAATCCGAGTGTCGAGAACATCGCCCGCGTCATCTGGGGAATGCTGGCGCCGCATGTCGCGCCGCCGGCGCGGCTGGCGTGCGTGCGCGTCTATGAGACGCCCAAGACGTGGGCGGAATATGAGGGGAGTAGCGAATAGCGAATAGCGAATGGCGAATGGCGAATGGCGAAACTGAGGGGCATCGGCGTTTCGCCGGTGCATGTAATCGCAATTGCACCGGCCAGAGGCCGATGCTCCCCATATCAGGCGTGGATCAGGAGCGTCGACTCGACCGGCAGGTGGTCGGCGACGGTCGTAATCACGTCGCCGTGCAGCGCCCGCAGCAGCGCCGCCCGCCGCGACACGCCAAGAATCACGAGATCGACCGCGTACGTGGCGGCGAAGTCGAGAATGGCGTCGGCGGCTTTTCCGCCGGCCGAGTAGATGAGCTGCAAAGGCACGTCGGCTTCGACCGCCCGCGTCTGGGCATCGGCGAAGAGCTGCCGCGCGTCGGGGTCTTCGTCCGGCGAGAGCGTGCGGATCGGCCCGCCATAGGTCACGTTCACTTCGCGCACGAAGAGCAGGAACACGTTGGCGTCGCGGTGACGGGCCTCTTCGATGGCAAAGCGGACGATCGATGGGTTGCCGCGGCTGGCGACGAGGATCTTCGGCTTGGAGGGGTCGAACGGCCGCAGCGCAGTGGGCGTCGGTGGCGGCGCGATCGTGGGTGGCGCGGCGGGCGCCGTCGGCCGGGCGGCCGCTTTCGGCCGGCTGACGAAGCGCAGTCCGAGGCCGCCGACAACGATGAAACAGAGGAATGCCGCCGCCATGGGCTTTGTGACCGCGATCGTGACCCAGATGACTCCGAGCACAGCGGCGGTCGTCCATAGCCCGAGACGCTCGCGGGTCTTGGTTTCGGATGCGCCGGTCACGGCGGTGCAGGCGACGTTGATGATGATCGCCCCCACCACGCCGATGGCGTAGAGATCGGCCATCTCGTTCACGCTGCGCGTGAGGAGCACGATCGCAATCGGCAGCACGCATGCGGGCAGCAGTCCGACCCAGGGAACGCCGAAACTGTTGAGCCGCGACATGGCGCGCGGCAGCTCGCCGTCGCGGCTCATCACGTATTGCACGCCGATGAGGCCGAGAATCGCCGTATTGCAGGCCGAAAGCAGCAGCAGGCCGAAGATGACCGAAGCGATGCTCGCCACGACCGGCCCGAGCCGCTGGCGGGCCAGGACGTCCAGCGAGCGCTCATACAGCGCGTGCTCGTGTTCCGTCAGGGCGGGCGGCTCGGGCTGCGCCTGCTGCGCGCCGCGCGGCAGCGATTCCCAGGCTTTGCGGGCGTGTTCCTTGTCGGCGAGCGACGGACCGCCTTCCAGGTGCGGGAGTCCGCAGAACGCGACCGCCAGCAGAATGTTGAACAGAATCACCTCAGCCACGACCGGCCAGATGGCGCGGCGCGAGGTTCTCGCGACCGGCTGCACCATGATGCCGGTCATGCTGGCGACGGCTTCGATGCCGGACAGAGCCAGGACGACCGCGACGAAATCGGTCCAGATGCGCGTCGGGGCGCCGCGCGGCGCGTGCATGGCCCGCAGTCCGTCGTCGAGCGACGGTATGCTGGCGGCGACGATGACGCTGGCGGCGATGAACGACCCCAGCGCGACGTAGAGCGCGAACGTTCCCGCCCGCCGCGGGCCGATGTAATTCAGCGCGCCGATCAGCAAGAGAGCGACGGCGGTCAGATAGGGGAATGCCTCGCGCGGCAGGCCCAGCGGTCCGCCGATGTAGGCCAGCGCCTCGTATCCGGAAATGGCCGCCGTAACGACGTAGTCGGCGAACAGCAGCGTCGCCCCGAAAACGCCCAGGACCGGGTGGACCGCGCGGGCCGACGTGTAGACGCCGCCGCCGTCGGGGTGCAGCCGGCAGACGACGGTGTAGGCCCAACCGACCAGCAGGATGAGGGCGGAGATCGCCGCGACGTGATAGGGCGCCGCGAGGCCGGCGTGAAAGAACGCCAGGCCCATGACGTAAAGCCGGCTCGTCCCGAGATCGCCGAAGAGCATCGGGCCGGCGTGGTACCAGCGCAGATCGCGCGGGCGTTCGCTATGGACGATCATGCGGGCTGGCCCGATGAGGACTCGTATTCGCGCGTCGGCCGCGCGGGTGCCACTGGCGGCTTGTCCGCCAGTGCCGGACGCCGTGCCGACGGCCGTTGCGATGGCGTGAGCGGTTGGTCAGAACGCGACGCGCAAGCGGGCGTCTGCGCCGCAAACGCCTCCCGCGGTCCACACTGGCGGTCAAGCCGCCAGTGGCACCCGCGCCGCCAGTGGCACCCGCGCCGCCAGTGGCACCCGCGCGCGGCCGCCGGCAGCGGCGAGCGCATCCAGCGGCCGCGCTCGCTTGCGCTTCGCGTTCTGACTGTGCTTTCCGGCCCGGGTTGGCTCATCTAGCGCTGCTGATTCAGCCTAAGGAAGTGCTCGTTGATTTCCAGCGCCGCCTTCATCAGCTTCGGCTCGTAGCCGCGCGCCTCGCTCGACCGGACAATCGCGTTGCAGTCCTTCGGCAGGCACTTGCCCGAAAAGCCGCGGGCGTCGGGATAAACGAACGTGTGGTCGCGGCTGATGCGCGTGTCCGCCAACCACACCTCGCGCAAGGCGTTGAAATCGACGCCGTGCGCCTTGGCGATGTCGTAGAATTCGTTGACGAACGTAACCTTGACGGCGTAGAAGGCGTTTTCCATGTACTTCGCCACTTCGGCCGTGGTCGCGTCGCAGAAGTAGAACTGCACGTAGGCGTTGTAGTAGTTCTTGTAGAAGTCCGCCGCCCGCGACGTGTCCTCGCCCGTCCCTCCCAGCACCACGAAGTTCCGCTCGGCCATGTTTCCGAACACGTGCGCCGTCGTTTCGCCCAGGTACTCGGGCTGAAAGACAATCCGCTTGGTGTATTTCTGACGCAGGCGGTCGGTCGTGCCCGGCGCCACGGTCGAGCGGATGATCATCAGTGGGGCCTTCACCCACGCGACGGCTTCCTCGACGATCGACGTGTCGCAGACGTGATCCGCCCGCATCGGCGTCGGCACGCAGATGAAGACGACGTCGCACTCGTTGATGGCGGCCTTGTTCTCGGCGAACTCGCGGCGGTTCGGGTCATAGACGACCGTCTGTTCGCCGCACAGGTTCTGCATCGCGGTCCCCACCACGCCGCCGCCGACGACTCCCACACGGGGCTTGGACACTGCTTAAGTCTCCTGCGCCAGCTTGCGAATACGGAACGTCTCCCGCGCTTGCGCCAGGTGAAAAGCATATCGGAACGCGTGCGTCGCCTCAAACCGGCGGTCCGACCCGACGGCTCGCCGGCCGTGGGTCGATCTGTCCGTTGGGGAACCGGTCTCCGGCCGGTCGGGCGGCGCTGGTCAAGTCTGGGCGCCAGGGCGCCCTCGATTCAAACCTCACCGGTACCCGTTTGCGGGTGCGTGACAGTTTTGGCGGCGGCCCAGTGGGAATCGAGCCCCAAGCGCAAGCGCGTGGGCATTTTCAGGGTTGGACGACTCTCGCAGAAACACCCGCGCGCTTGCGCTTGCGGCTCGGATTGCGACCGCGCCGAAACTGCCACGCACCCCCCGTTCGCCGCCCGTATTGGCGACGCCGCGCCGCCCGCGTTATCATCCCCGCGGTCGGCCACTTCGCCGAAGGCCGGCGATCGAGTGCGGCGCGGATTTGAGCCGGGGCGACATCGAGCCGAGGATTTCTCAGCGCATGGGCCAGGTTGCCGTTCGCAGCGAGCCGCTCCCCGCCGCCACGTACCCGCAAGTTCGCCTCACGCCCGGATTGCTGCTGATCCTGACCGGCCTGACCGCGCTGCTGCTCGACCTCATCTTCTTTACCGGCTACTACATCAGCGACGACAACGAGTACCTCTCCGGCGCGCGGCTGATTCTCGAAACCGGCCGCCTGCCTTCCGAACCGATGCTCGGGCAGAAACGCCTGGCGCTGGTCGGCTGGAACCTGCTCGTCGCGGCGATGTTCGGCTACCGCGTCACGCTGATCGCCGCCAGCTACATCGTGTTTCACCAGGGGCTGATCGTCGGAACGTATCTGCTGGGGCGGCGGATGTTCGACTGGCAGACGGGCGTGCTGGCCGCCTGGTACGTGGCAACGCTGCCGATCATCGTCGCCTTCAGCTCGACGATCCTGCCGGACATTCCGATCGCATGCTTCACGGTCCTGGCGCTGTGGTGCTTTCAGACGGCCTATGACCGTGCCGATCGCGGCCGTGGCAGCGGCGCGCTATGGACGTTCCTGGCCGGACTCAGCGTCGGGGCCGTCTATCTCATCAAGGAGTTCGGGCTGATCCTGCTGCCTTT contains:
- a CDS encoding Universal stress protein family protein, yielding MIVHSERPRDLRWYHAGPMLFGDLGTSRLYVMGLAFFHAGLAAPYHVAAISALILLVGWAYTVVCRLHPDGGGVYTSARAVHPVLGVFGATLLFADYVVTAAISGYEALAYIGGPLGLPREAFPYLTAVALLLIGALNYIGPRRAGTFALYVALGSFIAASVIVAASIPSLDDGLRAMHAPRGAPTRIWTDFVAVVLALSGIEAVASMTGIMVQPVARTSRRAIWPVVAEVILFNILLAVAFCGLPHLEGGPSLADKEHARKAWESLPRGAQQAQPEPPALTEHEHALYERSLDVLARQRLGPVVASIASVIFGLLLLSACNTAILGLIGVQYVMSRDGELPRAMSRLNSFGVPWVGLLPACVLPIAIVLLTRSVNEMADLYAIGVVGAIIINVACTAVTGASETKTRERLGLWTTAAVLGVIWVTIAVTKPMAAAFLCFIVVGGLGLRFVSRPKAAARPTAPAAPPTIAPPPTPTALRPFDPSKPKILVASRGNPSIVRFAIEEARHRDANVFLLFVREVNVTYGGPIRTLSPDEDPDARQLFADAQTRAVEADVPLQLIYSAGGKAADAILDFAATYAVDLVILGVSRRAALLRALHGDVITTVADHLPVESTLLIHA
- the tuaD_1 gene encoding UDP-glucose 6-dehydrogenase TuaD — encoded protein: MSKPRVGVVGGGVVGTAMQNLCGEQTVVYDPNRREFAENKAAINECDVVFICVPTPMRADHVCDTSIVEEAVAWVKAPLMIIRSTVAPGTTDRLRQKYTKRIVFQPEYLGETTAHVFGNMAERNFVVLGGTGEDTSRAADFYKNYYNAYVQFYFCDATTAEVAKYMENAFYAVKVTFVNEFYDIAKAHGVDFNALREVWLADTRISRDHTFVYPDARGFSGKCLPKDCNAIVRSSEARGYEPKLMKAALEINEHFLRLNQQR
- a CDS encoding Doubled CXXCH motif; this encodes MGNRPLILLALLTVATAILLGGRRSSAAAASEPTSNSAPPPAAAPTPPASHPSEALSDESVAAFSFGIVGTKHDFTQGGKIARDMCLPCHMPHISAAQVPLLERAAPTTQPLRPYQTIYGALDSSSLLCLSCHDGVVAPDVYAGPHAATWQETAAGARTAGRRSISHPIGVLYPNIARQYQPASAVTADGLIELPGGRVQCVSCHDPHNTRRHEKMLVKSNERSRLCLACHRL
- the vgb_1 gene encoding Virginiamycin B lyase, producing the protein MKPDRRPATQNAKRKQAPAAAAILLLATFLAAFAGSCAAREDIALDAAAENTATYVASLGNLRTSPPPGAAEVELSKFLFGVEPEPPIALIKPMAIAPAADAVLVCDAGHSGVLRCDIGSAALAGVALSEPTRLPSAICVARDGDWLVADAQLGAVLRFATDGRLRGQLGKLSDGLPFRPAGIAAVGEEIWVTNPAAHRIEVFDAQQHTRSIGRRGRGRGEFGAPLGITVGGDGNVYVVDMLGCRVQVFSPDGAWIRDIGAPGDRSGYFGRPRDVAVGPDGVIFVTDAASQRVHAFDARGRALLSFGGPGQGNDSLVLPAGIAICMRPLLTERTLPAGFSPAYYVLVAEQMVRPGVRVFAWRGGQPAPAVSASPAPLRRGPEPTVSNPHWRADSCTTCHTAGVDRDPRLDLAEVDTLCISCHDGMKARAESHPIGWPAAGSRTAAPEGWPLSGGRIGCVTCHSFEAHCRPSPQRPTENVAFVRGFDVDQPLAMCRACHTSESWRLNPHLPEGESNHPGLDMCTLCHAPTPPTPAGGRRSGVANLRGEGSRVCLGCHTMHVDPAPNGHLNQPLSGAMMTHMHARRAAQTGAAAELPLADGRVACYSCHNPHARDTFVPTSALGAAAAPPPGQRDFRLRLKQVDLCLTCHDK
- the yocK gene encoding General stress protein 16O; protein product: MLLEKRRELLGDVSTLHREVLQGGTRQDASGDLSSMPIHMADLGSDNYEREFTLGLIESERAVLKEIDEALQRIERKTYGVCIATGKPIGKARLKAKPWAKFSYEYMLAKEKGRQRAL
- a CDS encoding putative metallo-hydrolase; its protein translation is MFMRMIYDDKLAQAAYLIGCQKSGEAIVIDPQRDVDRYIRLARENGLRITAVAETHIHADFVSGARELAEQVGAKVYVSDEGGPDWKSQWLDHKLGGGTYPHQLLHDADAFAIGKIEFTVLHTPGHTPEHIAFLVTDRGAGAGEPVALATGDFVFVGDLGRPDLLETAAGAVGAMEPAARQLFRTVKKLERIADFVQVWPAHGAGSACGKALGAVPTSTVGYERRFNPAIRAASSEQTFVDFILSGQPEPPLYFANMKRVNKLGPRVLGGLPQPPRLGAAELSRLDGRRVAIVDTRAWDPFRAGHIPGALSFPLTKSFNTDAGSMIREDEDIYLIIEPARVEEAVRDLVRIGLDHIRGWYPADEMTALSSADVTLETLREIDAAAARELVEQQRVSVLDVRRATEFAEGRIPGATNIAHTRLAARLKELPEGRPLLVHCRSGVRSARSCALLRRAGLEVLNLKGGFLAWEQLEARLGASKA
- the queD_2 gene encoding 6-carboxy-5,6,7,8-tetrahydropterin synthase, whose protein sequence is MIRLTREVRFSVDRDWAGRVEFSRPVTNSWAGWPSAVGIVPFLKLRASVVGEPHPRTGYLCNIKQLDDLLRRHAIPLAAERLASRGWRVAAERLLSELWAAVDANTPAGAALAALELAATPHLRFTIERENPAMVLLTQQFEFSAAHRLHCGDLSDSENRAVFGKCNNPSGHGHNYLLEVTVAGRPDERTGAVLPLPQFEEMVKQRVIDRLDHTHLNLDTAEFRDVNPSVENIARVIWGMLAPHVAPPARLACVRVYETPKTWAEYEGSSE